In the genome of Candidatus Binatia bacterium, one region contains:
- a CDS encoding FGGY-family carbohydrate kinase: MRTDPWVLAIDMGTSAVKTALVSTRGEVVGVQTLPITTRFLPGGGAEQDPEEWWARVAQGAQATVREGSDLADNVVAVACTTQWAVTVPVDQCGLPLAPAISWMDSRGAPFVREIVRGWPEISGYAAHKLFTWIRLTGGAPARSGVDGLGHLLFFKHAKPEIYRAAYKFVEPMDYLNARLTGRVAASFGTMFPYWLTDNRDPNRIFYHPRLLAWAGVDEGKLPELRPVNSVLGPLLPEVADLLGLRRDTVVVMGSCDGQSAAIGAGSVRDFVGYFYVGTTAWMSCHVPWKRSDLRHMLTTMPAALAGRYVVTAEQGMAGRCLEVFKDNVLLPSSDPSVAPLDNPYAYLNGLAASVPPGSEKLLFTPWINGVLVPADDARTRSAFVNQTHRTTRAHYVRAVMEGVAFNMRWLRMHVERFVGQRFVDLRFIGGAASSDLWCQIFADVLDCRIVRPAHPRVANAVGAAFAAFATLGILSPEEMEQRIPVEREFLPEPAHRTIYEELFQEFLYLYRRLRPLYRRLNRPGDRGNG; this comes from the coding sequence GTGCGAACCGACCCGTGGGTACTGGCCATAGACATGGGCACGAGCGCAGTGAAAACCGCGCTGGTGTCCACCCGCGGAGAAGTAGTCGGCGTGCAAACCTTGCCCATCACCACGCGCTTCCTTCCAGGAGGCGGTGCGGAACAAGATCCCGAGGAGTGGTGGGCCAGGGTTGCCCAAGGGGCGCAAGCCACGGTGCGGGAAGGCAGCGATTTGGCGGACAACGTCGTGGCGGTGGCCTGTACGACGCAGTGGGCGGTGACGGTACCGGTCGACCAGTGCGGCTTGCCGCTCGCGCCCGCCATCTCGTGGATGGATTCCCGTGGCGCTCCATTTGTGCGCGAGATCGTGCGCGGCTGGCCGGAGATTTCCGGCTACGCCGCGCACAAACTGTTCACCTGGATTCGCCTGACCGGCGGCGCACCGGCGCGCAGCGGAGTGGACGGGCTGGGCCACCTCCTGTTCTTCAAGCATGCAAAACCTGAAATTTATCGCGCGGCTTACAAATTCGTGGAGCCGATGGATTACCTCAATGCGCGCCTGACCGGCCGCGTGGCTGCTTCCTTTGGCACCATGTTCCCCTACTGGCTTACCGATAACCGCGACCCGAACCGGATTTTTTATCACCCGCGCCTTTTGGCCTGGGCAGGAGTGGATGAGGGTAAACTCCCAGAGCTGCGGCCGGTCAACTCGGTGCTCGGACCGCTCCTCCCCGAGGTTGCCGACCTGCTCGGCCTCCGGCGGGACACGGTCGTGGTCATGGGATCCTGCGATGGGCAGTCAGCTGCCATCGGCGCTGGCTCGGTGCGGGACTTCGTCGGCTACTTTTACGTCGGCACCACGGCGTGGATGAGCTGCCACGTGCCGTGGAAGCGGAGCGACTTGCGCCATATGCTCACCACCATGCCGGCGGCTCTCGCGGGGCGATATGTGGTCACTGCCGAGCAGGGCATGGCGGGGCGCTGTCTCGAGGTGTTCAAAGACAACGTGCTCCTGCCGAGCAGCGATCCTAGTGTGGCACCGCTCGACAACCCGTACGCGTACCTCAATGGACTCGCCGCCTCGGTGCCCCCAGGGAGCGAGAAGCTCCTGTTCACTCCTTGGATCAACGGCGTGCTGGTGCCAGCCGACGACGCGCGCACGCGCAGCGCCTTTGTGAATCAAACGCACCGCACCACGCGCGCCCACTACGTGCGTGCGGTGATGGAGGGTGTGGCCTTCAACATGCGTTGGCTCCGCATGCACGTGGAACGGTTCGTTGGCCAGCGCTTTGTGGACTTACGCTTCATTGGTGGCGCGGCAAGCTCGGACTTGTGGTGCCAAATTTTTGCGGATGTACTCGACTGCCGCATCGTGCGGCCCGCACATCCACGCGTGGCTAACGCGGTGGGCGCAGCGTTTGCTGCCTTCGCCACTCTCGGAATTCTCTCACCCGAAGAGATGGAGCAACGCATCCCGGTCGAGCGCGAGTTTCTGCCGGAGCCAGCCCACCGCACCA